In Arthrobacter alpinus, a single window of DNA contains:
- a CDS encoding ABC transporter ATP-binding protein, which yields MGSPQDGDAPFVDLRNVTRTVLLPDDQELHILRGVDLQVRIGDHTAIVGRSGCGKSTLLNILGLLDVPSSGQMIFNGTPVEKLGNNTRAKVRGASIGFIFQQFNLLPGRTALENVVTPLMYAGRKEFWRRNSIGMEMLDRVGLAARASTQPHMLSGGEQQRVAIARALVRRPKLILADEPTGALDVETGQAVMDLLDTIATESGAALVTITHDLNVAARARTRYRLDAGVLSETDGIPTAQALAAVGA from the coding sequence GTGGGTTCACCGCAAGACGGCGACGCTCCATTTGTGGACCTGCGCAATGTCACCCGCACCGTGCTGCTGCCCGACGATCAAGAACTTCATATTCTTCGCGGCGTTGACCTGCAGGTACGCATTGGTGATCACACGGCAATAGTGGGCAGATCCGGTTGCGGCAAGTCCACCCTGCTGAATATTCTGGGCCTCCTCGATGTCCCGAGCAGCGGCCAGATGATCTTTAACGGAACGCCCGTGGAAAAACTGGGCAACAACACCCGAGCCAAGGTACGCGGAGCCAGCATCGGCTTCATCTTCCAACAGTTCAATCTGCTGCCGGGGCGGACAGCTTTGGAAAATGTGGTGACACCGTTGATGTATGCCGGGCGCAAGGAATTCTGGCGCCGCAACTCCATCGGCATGGAAATGCTCGACCGCGTGGGTCTGGCGGCTCGGGCCAGCACACAACCTCACATGCTTTCTGGTGGAGAACAGCAGCGCGTGGCAATCGCCAGAGCCTTGGTTCGCCGCCCCAAACTTATCCTCGCCGATGAGCCAACGGGCGCCTTGGATGTGGAAACCGGTCAGGCCGTCATGGACCTGCTGGACACGATTGCCACCGAATCCGGGGCGGCATTGGTCACCATTACCCACGATCTCAACGTGGCCGCCAGGGCGAGGACCAGATACCGTTTGGATGCAGGTGTCCTGTCTGAAACTGACGGTATTCCCACGGCCCAGGCTCTTGCGGCGGTGGGCGCATGA
- the trhA gene encoding PAQR family membrane homeostasis protein TrhA — protein sequence MTSLFETEHKPSWRGWLHAGSTPVVLIAGIILVLLASSPAAKITSAIYIATGVLLFGTSALYHRGNWSPTAKALLKRIDHSNIMLVIAGSYTPLSYLMLPRPTATLLLWMIWIGAVAGVVFRVAWVGAPRWLYVPLYVLLGTTALLFLPQFWAAGSVPTLLICAGGAMYIAGAVIYGIKKPNFSHRHFGFHELFHALTVAGFTCHFIAVCLVAIG from the coding sequence ATGACCAGCCTCTTTGAAACAGAGCATAAACCATCCTGGCGGGGCTGGCTGCACGCAGGAAGCACACCCGTGGTGCTCATTGCCGGCATCATCCTGGTACTGCTGGCATCCAGCCCGGCCGCCAAGATTACGAGTGCAATTTACATTGCCACCGGCGTTTTGCTTTTTGGCACGAGCGCGCTATATCACCGGGGCAACTGGTCACCCACCGCCAAGGCCCTGCTAAAGCGGATCGACCATAGCAACATCATGCTCGTGATTGCCGGCTCCTACACTCCGCTGTCGTACTTGATGCTGCCCCGGCCCACGGCCACCTTGCTGCTGTGGATGATCTGGATCGGCGCGGTGGCCGGGGTCGTGTTTCGTGTGGCCTGGGTGGGTGCGCCGCGCTGGCTGTACGTCCCCCTCTACGTGCTACTTGGCACCACGGCGCTGCTCTTCCTCCCCCAATTCTGGGCAGCCGGCAGTGTACCGACGCTGCTTATTTGCGCAGGCGGCGCAATGTACATTGCCGGCGCCGTAATTTACGGAATCAAAAAACCCAACTTCAGCCACCGCCATTTTGGCTTCCATGAACTTTTCCATGCACTCACCGTGGCAGGGTTCACCTGCCACTTCATCGCGGTATGCCTCGTGGCCATCGGCTGA
- a CDS encoding isoprenyl transferase has product MRMPKVLYSYYERRLARALDTSSVPRHIGVMVDGNRRWAKQFNAPTSEGHQAGADKILEFLGWCQDLGIKVVTLYMLSTDNMSRSAEELDELMGIIANTLDLLDADADISVHAMGAPELLPDYLAARLSSLTARVPAKERIHVNMAIGYGGRREIVDSVRELLHDANNAGRTMTDVADSLTVDDISKFLYTRGQPDPDLVIRTSGEQRLSGFLMWQSAYSEFYFCEALWPAFRKIDFLRALRDYAGRSRRFGA; this is encoded by the coding sequence ATGCGGATGCCAAAGGTGCTGTACAGCTATTACGAGCGCCGCCTGGCCCGCGCTCTCGACACCAGCAGCGTCCCCCGCCACATCGGCGTCATGGTGGACGGCAACCGCCGCTGGGCCAAGCAGTTCAACGCCCCCACTAGCGAGGGCCACCAGGCCGGTGCCGACAAAATCCTGGAATTCCTGGGCTGGTGCCAAGACCTGGGCATCAAGGTCGTCACGCTCTACATGCTCTCCACTGACAATATGAGCCGCTCCGCCGAGGAGCTCGATGAACTCATGGGCATCATCGCCAACACCCTTGACCTGCTCGACGCCGACGCCGACATCAGTGTCCACGCCATGGGCGCACCTGAGCTGCTGCCCGATTACCTCGCGGCCAGGCTCTCCTCGTTGACGGCAAGGGTTCCGGCCAAGGAACGCATTCACGTCAACATGGCTATCGGCTACGGCGGACGCCGCGAGATTGTTGACTCCGTTCGTGAACTCCTGCACGATGCGAACAATGCCGGGCGCACCATGACCGATGTTGCCGACTCCCTGACAGTGGATGACATCTCAAAGTTCCTCTACACCCGCGGTCAGCCGGATCCGGACTTGGTGATCCGCACCTCCGGGGAACAACGCCTCTCCGGGTTCCTGATGTGGCAGAGCGCCTACAGCGAGTTTTACTTTTGCGAGGCCCTCTGGCCGGCCTTCCGCAAGATCGATTTTCTGCGTGCCTTGCGCGACTATGCAGGACGCAGCCGCCGCTTCGGCGCTTAA
- a CDS encoding ABC transporter permease: MTAMISAMVEAWSELRIHKTRVLLALIGVALSVAVLTTVVGVGNLAREGIRVDSERNGGREATLTVSVQTGQANAESPDSERTKQILDATIERYGFSHASQLLRTQARFQFPNGVQNVELQVVDPPYGTIHRVDVSEGAWFAADDAARLAPAVVVNEAFYSAAGRPNLVTEPQVSVLGSSPATAVIIGVMPNAYPQAMPQAFMLTEAAAAVGVGGDVTGMGQELRVWVPTEMAQQLVDVLTADLTQQLPGAYVGVYRSDYAAYGDPFAMVQIMVSGIAALILLLGAVGLLNISMVTVRYRVREIGIRRSFGATSGRIFTGVMMESVVGTTVAGAVGVMLAVAIVKNPFVESKVAPGLDVYPAFPVEAALLGLGAAVLVGALAGAIPALVAIRVKVIDAIRF; the protein is encoded by the coding sequence ATGACAGCCATGATTTCAGCCATGGTTGAGGCCTGGAGCGAGCTGCGAATTCACAAGACCCGCGTCTTGTTGGCACTGATTGGCGTGGCCCTTTCGGTCGCTGTCCTGACCACAGTGGTAGGGGTGGGCAATTTGGCGCGCGAAGGCATTCGGGTGGATTCCGAGCGCAACGGCGGCCGCGAGGCGACCCTCACTGTCAGCGTACAGACCGGCCAAGCGAACGCCGAGAGCCCTGACTCGGAGCGGACGAAGCAAATTCTCGACGCCACCATTGAACGGTACGGGTTCAGTCACGCCAGCCAGCTGCTGCGGACCCAGGCTCGCTTCCAGTTCCCCAACGGGGTACAAAACGTTGAGCTGCAGGTGGTTGACCCGCCCTACGGAACCATCCACCGCGTGGACGTCAGCGAAGGTGCGTGGTTCGCAGCGGACGACGCCGCCAGGCTGGCTCCCGCCGTCGTCGTTAACGAAGCGTTTTACTCCGCCGCCGGACGGCCCAACCTCGTCACCGAACCGCAGGTGAGTGTCTTGGGCAGCAGCCCGGCAACGGCCGTCATCATCGGTGTTATGCCGAACGCCTATCCGCAGGCCATGCCACAGGCATTCATGCTGACCGAGGCGGCGGCAGCTGTTGGCGTTGGCGGAGACGTCACGGGCATGGGCCAGGAATTGCGTGTTTGGGTGCCCACCGAGATGGCTCAACAGCTGGTGGATGTCCTGACAGCTGACCTGACACAGCAACTCCCGGGCGCCTACGTTGGCGTGTACCGCAGCGACTATGCGGCGTATGGGGATCCTTTTGCCATGGTGCAGATCATGGTGTCCGGCATTGCTGCCCTGATCCTGTTGCTGGGTGCGGTGGGGCTGCTGAACATCTCCATGGTGACCGTCCGCTACCGGGTTCGCGAGATTGGCATCCGGCGTAGTTTTGGTGCCACCTCAGGGAGAATTTTCACCGGCGTCATGATGGAATCCGTTGTGGGCACCACCGTGGCGGGCGCCGTGGGCGTGATGCTTGCAGTTGCAATTGTGAAGAACCCCTTCGTGGAATCCAAGGTGGCTCCGGGGTTGGATGTTTACCCCGCTTTCCCCGTGGAGGCTGCGCTCCTGGGGCTGGGAGCGGCGGTGCTGGTGGGTGCACTGGCAGGAGCAATCCCCGCCCTGGTGGCCATCCGCGTCAAGGTCATCGACGCAATCCGCTTCTAG
- a CDS encoding efflux RND transporter periplasmic adaptor subunit, whose amino-acid sequence MRVLRRVVFPIVWLLIFSVIAVALVKIAFIDGLKDQGEQLVPQARIQAPVIAAALATVTNTVELTGTVQSDAAVPVRSTSAGKVVHFFVEKGAQLAAGDKIYQVRSEVVPDPVAEVEPSEKSEESGKTAAPAAGPVYAYTDVVAPAAGTLDTLTVLLNQETSVGETTGSLAPGTFSITGSLTTAQQFRLMGRPTTATGTVTNGPAPFTCQNVQLSNAPAETGTGAAAPGPVDPSMMGAAPAETGSGKVTCSIPADVSVFPGLGASIALTAGEAKDVVALPLTAVKGSVQNGVVWIQTADGGAPEERDVVLGLNDGNQVEIASGLKEGEQVLEFVPGTDAVMPDGQMPGFGMMGG is encoded by the coding sequence ATGCGTGTACTTCGTCGTGTCGTTTTTCCCATCGTGTGGCTGCTGATTTTCAGCGTCATTGCGGTGGCTTTGGTTAAAATTGCCTTCATCGACGGGCTCAAGGATCAGGGCGAGCAGCTGGTTCCTCAGGCTCGGATTCAGGCGCCCGTTATCGCGGCAGCGCTCGCCACCGTCACCAACACGGTTGAACTGACGGGTACGGTTCAAAGCGACGCCGCCGTTCCCGTTCGCTCTACTTCGGCGGGAAAGGTTGTCCATTTCTTCGTGGAGAAGGGCGCGCAGCTCGCCGCAGGGGACAAGATCTACCAGGTCCGCAGCGAGGTTGTGCCCGATCCCGTGGCCGAGGTTGAGCCTTCCGAAAAGTCCGAAGAGTCCGGCAAAACCGCCGCTCCTGCCGCTGGTCCGGTCTATGCCTACACGGATGTGGTGGCCCCCGCCGCCGGAACCCTGGACACCTTGACGGTCTTGCTCAATCAAGAGACCAGCGTGGGGGAGACCACCGGATCTTTGGCGCCGGGCACGTTCTCCATCACCGGATCCTTGACCACGGCGCAGCAATTCCGCCTGATGGGCCGGCCCACTACAGCCACCGGAACCGTCACCAATGGCCCGGCGCCGTTCACCTGCCAGAACGTGCAATTGAGCAATGCCCCTGCTGAAACCGGAACCGGTGCGGCAGCGCCGGGCCCAGTGGACCCCAGTATGATGGGTGCCGCCCCGGCCGAGACAGGAAGCGGTAAGGTCACATGTTCCATTCCGGCCGATGTGAGCGTCTTTCCGGGCCTTGGCGCCAGCATTGCGCTCACGGCCGGCGAAGCGAAGGACGTTGTGGCGCTGCCGCTGACAGCCGTCAAGGGCAGCGTGCAAAATGGTGTTGTCTGGATCCAAACGGCGGACGGCGGAGCTCCCGAGGAACGGGACGTGGTCCTGGGTCTCAATGACGGCAATCAGGTAGAGATTGCCTCAGGCCTGAAGGAGGGCGAGCAGGTTCTGGAATTTGTTCCGGGCACCGACGCCGTCATGCCCGATGGCCAAATGCCCGGCTTCGGCATGATGGGCGGCTAG